The DNA segment ATAACTTTTTAAAtaccaaataataaaaattaaaatatagagaaaaatgtaaaatacaaatgatataatttatttggaaacaaatgaaaatttaaactaacaaaaaaattataaaaaacaatatttatttaattttctgaaaaaCGAAAACAATCTACCGAGGGAGTATTCTATTTGGATAAGCTTGGTTAAAATCGGTTAAGGGTCAAATCGATCGGTGTGGGTTTGGCTAGTGGTAAGTAGACTTGTGTGGGTCGAGTAGGTTCTGTCAGCAAAAGGATATCAGCATTGGCAATTCCGaaaccaaaaacataaaaaaaaaaaaaatgaaaaagcaaGAATCGAATGGAGCAAATCCTGATTTCGAATCCAACTCGAACCGTAATATCAATTTCAAAACCGCATCAAACGACCAAAGTCTTTTGACGATTCTTGACGACATCAAATCTTCCAAGTCTCCTGTAATGACAGGCTACATTTCATAAACGTTTAAAACTCAAGCTGGTTCTAGTAACTAATCttctagtttttgttttgtgatttgcaggCTGTTATTAACTATGGAGCTTCGTGGTATATGaccttgttctgtttttttttgtctgtacGAAAGACAGCATGTTATGTTTACAAACTGTTCGACGAAATGCTTCAAtgagagtgtttttttttcaggtgtGGAGTTTGTAGCCAGATTTTTCCTGCGTTCGAAGAGCTTAGCAACAGTTTTAAAGGGATGAAGTTTGTTTACGCAGACATCGACGAATGCCCTGAAACCACTCGTCACATCCGCTACACTCCAACGTTTCAGTTTTACAGAAACGGAGAAAAAGTCGACGAGATGTTTGGAACTGGTGAAGAGAGGCTCCGTGATCGTCTTTGGCTTCACTCCTGAAAATCATCATGTGTTTATGAAATCTGCAACACTTTTGTAAACAGTATTTTATCATTTCACTTCGGAAAATCATTTTCAGGCATAACAGATTCTCTTGTTACATAATCAAAAACTGAATTCAAAGAGAAAAAAGTTGAGAATGAACTGATTTTTCTGTTAACTTGGGTCCAGTTCTAGGCCAGCCCAAGTACCTATATCTACTCTCGTGGTCGGTTAACGTGGGAAGGAGTCCAAGAATggaatatcaatactattaaattaggaacatgCCCAATTGATAATAGTTGAGtccaatttataatttaaataatacattcctttttaatataactacaaagaaaataaaatgtaatcaccactttatttactaaataattggCGGCCACCACCATAAAATGTAACCACcact comes from the Brassica napus cultivar Da-Ae chromosome A7, Da-Ae, whole genome shotgun sequence genome and includes:
- the LOC106356688 gene encoding thioredoxin-like 3-3 codes for the protein MKKQESNGANPDFESNSNRNINFKTASNDQSLLTILDDIKSSKSPAVINYGASWCGVCSQIFPAFEELSNSFKGMKFVYADIDECPETTRHIRYTPTFQFYRNGEKVDEMFGTGEERLRDRLWLHS